In Streptomyces sp. NBC_00683, the DNA window CATGTGTTCGAAATTGCGACTCAGTCGTTGAGCCCGGGAACAACACGCTCGACGACCATGGAGGGGGACCCATGATTGCCTCGGGAGTTCCAAACGAGCAGCAGGCCACCGCCCCCGAGTGCTCCGACCGCCCCCGCACCAGCGCTCCACCCCCGACGGACGCCGCCCACGGGATCGGTGTGATCGTGCACGGCCCGGACGGTGTCCCCCTCGGCAGGCAAAGGCTCAGTGCCTGGGCTCACGGCGATGGCTGTCCCTGGCTTCCGCCATCGGCTCACCGCATGACACCCCGTTGCCGCACCATCCCCCTTCCCTGACAGGAGAACCATGACGACGACCCCTGCCCCCGACGAGCCGCCGGGCACCACGATGACCGACGAGGAGTACGGCAACCTGCGCGCGTCGGCCGCACTGTGGGCCGGCACCTCCGTACTCATCACGAACGTGCTCGGGAAGGTACTGATCCAGCACGTCGACTACCGCGACACCTGCCTCCTGCCGGGCGGTGCCGTCGACAAGGGTGAATCTCCCGCCGACGCCGCCGGGCGCGAGCTCGTGGAGGAACTCGGAATCGTCGTCCGGATCGACCGGGGCCTGGCCGTCGACTGGGTCTCCACCGACACCGTGAACGCACCTGCGGTCATGCGTTTTCCCGGCGAGCTTCTGCACGTCTTCGACGGTGGCACCTGGGACGACGACCGGATCGCCGAGATCCGTCTGCCCCCGAGCGAAATCACCGGCATCGAGTTCGTCGAGCCGGCCCGGCTACCCGACCTGCTCTCCCCGGCCGACGCCCGCCGAGCCCTGTCCGCGCTGCGCGCCCGGATCAACGCTGCCGGCACGGTCCTTCTGGAGAACGGCCATCCGATCGCCCCCAGCGTCCTCGACCGCCTCGCAGTCCTGCAGACCGCCCGCCCCACATACCGATACCCCTGGAAGCAGGGCCCTGCCCCACACGAGCTCGCCCTGGCCCAGGTGTGGGCATGGCTGTTCGCCCCGGACGGGCGCGTCCTCGTCCTCCTCGAACCCGGCACCGGAACCGCCTTCCTGCCCGGTGGCACGCCCGAGAAGCAGGACCGGGGCGACCCCGTGTCCACCCTGCGCCGCGAAGCGAACGAGGAAGCAGCCGTCCAGCTCGAGAGCCCGCTGCTCCTCGGGCACGTCACCGATCCCCCTGTGCGGCGCGCATACCTGCGCTACGCGGCAGCGCTCACCAGCGTCGGCACCGCAGCGCCGGATCCGGCGACAGGCCATACCTACACCCGCATCCTGGCGTCCCCCGAACAGGCAACCGAACTCTTCGACTGGGGACCGTCGTCTGCCGAACAGCTCGCCGCCGTCCACCAGGCGCGCCGGCAACTCGGTCTCCCCCGGGCCGCACTCCAACCCATCACCGAACTCACCAGCGTTGGTCGTCGCTGATGCAACGCGGGATCGGATCAAGCCGTTGAAACCGGCCGATCCGGTCCGTGGAAGGCGGTGGGCCGACCGCTTCGATCGTGCCGGTCTCGCTTCGGACCTCAAGATTGATCACGGTCAGAGCCCCATGACCTCATGAACCGCCTGACAAAGGAGCCTGGTTGAAGAAACGCGGAGTGCACTTTCGCCGAGACAGAGGTGTATGCCCGCGGCCGAACCTCACAGTGCGCCTCCGCACCTGATCGCCGCACCGGCTGAGTACGCACACCTAGTGCCGGTCTGAGTACACGAGCAGTTGCCCTCCGCGCGTGGCGCCGCAAGGGTGGATCCATGCGCCGACTGCTGCTGATCGCACCGCTGTTGCTGTTCTCCGCCGGCTGCGGAGTCGTGCAGTCCTCCGACGACGAGGCGACGGATGCCGCACGGGAGGTGGCCAGGAGGGCGGGCGAGCGGCTCGACAGCCAGCGTCCGCGGACGGCGTCGGAGGTCGG includes these proteins:
- a CDS encoding NUDIX hydrolase, with the protein product MTTTPAPDEPPGTTMTDEEYGNLRASAALWAGTSVLITNVLGKVLIQHVDYRDTCLLPGGAVDKGESPADAAGRELVEELGIVVRIDRGLAVDWVSTDTVNAPAVMRFPGELLHVFDGGTWDDDRIAEIRLPPSEITGIEFVEPARLPDLLSPADARRALSALRARINAAGTVLLENGHPIAPSVLDRLAVLQTARPTYRYPWKQGPAPHELALAQVWAWLFAPDGRVLVLLEPGTGTAFLPGGTPEKQDRGDPVSTLRREANEEAAVQLESPLLLGHVTDPPVRRAYLRYAAALTSVGTAAPDPATGHTYTRILASPEQATELFDWGPSSAEQLAAVHQARRQLGLPRAALQPITELTSVGRR